The genomic interval CGCCGGCGCGGACGAGATTGACATAAAGAGCGGAAAAGGTTTCGGGATACATTTCCAGCGCATCGGAAAGAGAGGTGCCCTGTACAATTTCATCGCGCAGTGTTTCCACAATCCGACCGACTGCACTCTCATCTTTTCGGGCGGCAAGCGTATGTAAAGCCCGTCCAATGGTCATACCGGAGGCAACCAGATCCGAAAGTTCGCGGGAAAAGAGCAGCAGATCCTGCAGTTTCATACGGGGTTTACGTTTGAAACCCAGCTGGAAGTTGAGACCTTTCCGGTTTTCGCTGCTTTCCTGACGATGTGTTTTGGTGGTTTCCGTAATGGAAACGGGAATATGCCCCATCGATTCAATGACACGTACCGCACCGGAGCGGTCGTTTGATTCCACCACACCTTCTACGCGTTCACCGCCTTTTGAACGGCCGATATATTTAAAATGTGCCATAGCAAGTTCTGATTATTGGACAACCCGAGGATTCTTCTGCAACAACTCGAAAAGAATAGAGAATGAATCGATTTTTGAAAGCCGCAAATGCAGTGGATGCACGATGATGAACGGAGATCGCACCGCTTCAGGCCCGCGGATGAAACTGTTCGTGAACCGATTTAAGACGGTTGGGGTCAACATGGGTGTAGATCTGGGTGGTGGCGATGTCGGCATGACCGAGCATTTCCTGAATAACGCGCAGAGGAGCCCCGTTCTGCAGCAGATGACTGGCAAAAGAGTGTCGCAACGTATGCGGGGTGACATTTTTCATGATGCCGGCGTCTTTGGTGTATTTCTTGATGATCTGCCAGATGCGCTGCCGGCAGAGGGCGGTTTCCCGGCGCGAAACGAAAACATGCTGAAGATGCGGATTGTCGCACAGTATCGGTCGGACTTCCTCGAGATAGCAGCGGAGAATATTGGCGGAATTTTCGGCAATCGGAATAACCCGTTCTTTACGCCCTTTGCCGATGACGCGAATATAGCCGTCGTCCAGATGCAGGCTGGAAAGTGAAAGATTGGCCAGTTCCGAAACGCGCAGCCCGGAAGCATAAAACATTTCCAGCATCGCCCGATCCCTTACGCCCAGTGGTTTACGCATGTCAGGGGCGTTTAAAAGCAGTTCCACTTCCTTTTCCGATAGCGTATCCGGCAGGATTTTCCAGAGCCTGGGAGAATCCATGGTGTCCGTAATATTTTTATCCAGCAGTCCTTCCTGTTGGAGATACCGGAAAAAAACCTTAATGGAAACCAGATGGCGCGAAATGGAGTTGGTCGACATTCCTTTGGCCTTCATGGCCATGAGATGATCAAGCACCTGTTTGCGGCTGACCTGATTCAGCGAGGTAACCCCTTTTCGGGTAAGAAAATCAAGAAACTGACTGATGTCATCCGCATAGGCTTTGCGCGTATTGATGCTCAGCCCGCGTTCCAGCGAAATATAATCCAGGAAACTTTCCAGAAAGATGTTCATAGTGCATAAAATAGTACACTAAAGTCAGAGCAACAAGGTTCGCGATGAAATGAAGTGCTGAACCTTGTTGCCCGGCATTTGGAAAAGGCTGACGGAAAGAGATCAGTTTGTGCTGATTCTGATCCACTCTTCCACGTCTTTCTGAGTTACATTGAAAGCGCGGGGTGTTTGAATTCTTTTTTCCTGAATGGCCTTTTTACTCAAGCGCAGAAGTTTTTCCGGATCAGTTTTCGACAATTCCCCGAGGGAGCGAATGCCTACCCCCTTAACGAGCAGTTCGACCACTTCATCCTTAAGGCCAAGCAGGGTCATTTTTGACATGAGATTGGCCATATCGATGAAGCCTTGGGCCCGCTGCTCATTCGTTTGCAGAATTTTTGCCAGCCGGTCGGCTTTGGTCAGGCTGAGTTCTCCGACAGAGCGAATGCCATTACCTGCCAGTGTTTTTCCGGTTTTTTCCCCGATCCCGTCGATTTCAGTCACCGGCGTACTTCCTAAATTAACCCAGAGGTCGATCGTCTTATCTTTCCGGGGTTTTGCTGTCGGTGTGGGTTTCTGCTTTAGAATCAGTCCAAAGCTGTCCCGTCCAGCGGCATCAACATCCTTTTTAGCTGCTGCATGAGCAGTATAGCTCCAGCCGTTTTTTTTGAGTACGGAAACCGCTTCCTGAAGGGAAAGTCCTTTCAGATCAGGAACTTTGACAGTTTCCTGCGGGGGGGTGGTGGGGCTGACGGGAACCGGTTCTTCTTCGGGATTGCCGACCACACTGGTAAATCCAATTTTCAGTGTGGAGATCATGGAGGGATTTATTTCGTTCCGGGCGATATCTTCTGTCGTTAACATACGCACCATGGGAGTGCCGCGGGTATCTGAATAAACTACACCCTTGAGTTCAAGCTCCGCGTTACTGAGCATCATATTTGCAGGAACATTGATTTCTCCAAGCATGGATCGTTGAGCGGATGTGAATGATTCGCCAACGGAACGAAGTAATGCATTGAGATCCATTTCCTGCGTATCTTTTTTAGTTGTCATTTTTAAATTATTCCTGCGCGTTTTCTGTTTATTCGGTTTCTGTTGAGCGGGAAGGCTCAATACGAAGCGGAGAAGGGACCGGGACCATGGTGGCGGTCAGTTTGGAGGCGAGCTTAACCTCTTTACCGATTTTGCGCTCAGCCTGAACATTGTGTGTGTTGGCAAACAGGACTTTCCGGCCCTTGGTTTCCGATTTTTCGGTGGTGTCCTCCATTATTTCCAGATCCATGGAGACCTCAATTGTGGCTTCGGAAAAACGGTAAAATGTCGGCTGCATGCCCAGCTCCAGCAGGGAAACGCTTTGAGGCGGGGCACTTTCATAGGAAACCTTCCCGTCAGCATCAATTGTTTCTTTAATTTCGCGAACCAGTTCAACTTTGGTTTCGGCCAGCTCCTGAAGCATTTCAGCGGATGCCCGATCCAGATCCAGCTGTGCATCGGCAACGCCTTCAGCCATCATGCGAATTAAATCAGCAAAAGATATTCTTGGTGTTTCTGTAACTTTTATTTCTGCCGGAACAATCGGAGTGCGGAACGCTCGGACAGTGTTTTTTTTCGTATATTGGGGCATAGCTTTCTCTCCTCGGGGCATAAGATTTTAAGAAAATTAAATAATCGGAAACGGCATCCGATTTGTTGATATCAGAGCCGTTTCCGAAAACCTTTAATCGGGCTTGTTCGTGAGCCGAGGTTATTCCGAATTGTCGGCAGGACGGTTATCAACCAGTATCAGCTCCGGTTCAAGACGGGGCGGAGGGGGAACCGGTGTCATTTTGGTGACCAGACGGCTGGTACCATGAACCTCTTTACCGAATTTCCGGTTGTGAGAAACATCAACACTCACAGAAGCGCTCCAGCAGCCGAAGCCGACTTTGGCTTTGGCACTGACGTCAACATTCGTTTCACGTGAAGTGGTGGTTTTGATGTCCATCGTAACCTCAATGGTTGCTTCGGAGAACTGATAAAATGTTGGCATCAGGCCCACCTGCAGCAACGAAACATCAACCGGATCCGCATTCGTGAATTCCACGCTGCCGTCCGCATTGATCGTTTGAGTAACCGCCATAACCAGCGGTACTTCCGTGTCTGCCAGAAGTTGAGCGGTTTCCACTGAATTTTCATCCAGGGCGCGCTGAGCTTCAGCAATACCGAGTCCGAGCTTCATCACCATCTCGGGCAGAGGTACCGCGAGTAATTCATGTCCTACACTTGCCATGTGCTTGCTCCTTCTTTTGTTGGTTTTAATTAAGTGTCTCTGCCGCGCAGGTCTCGTGCGGTCAGTCTGGCGCCGTTCTGCCGCCAGTCGTCAGCATTTGAGCCATTCTGGAGAGACGTTCCGTGTCTACATTCACAGGGCCAATATGCGAAATTCCGATATCGTTTTTCAGTGCCAGGTACGTTTCAAAAGGAAGAAGGGCCAGAAGTTTATTGGAGCTCAGTTGCATCACTGTTTTTCCGCCGATTTTTTCCGGAAGCCCTTTGGGGAGTATATTTTTCCCGATCATCAGATACATTCCGCTTGCCGGGCCGGCCATACTGATTTCAGCCCCCATTGCATCAGAAAACTTAGAGTGTCCAACGCTCCCTCTTTTCATAATTCACGATTCTGAGTTTATGAAATTAAATAACAAGATAAAATTACAACTTTTAAAGTCATGTTTGATTTGTTGGGGTTGATGGTAAAAAAGAAAAGGGCCGCGTTAAAAAACACGGCCCTTTTTGATGGGTGTAAGATGCGGTAAAAAATTTACACGTTCAGCTCTTCGCCGGTAAGCAGTTTGTAGGCTTCCAGATATTTATCGCGGCTCTTGAGCAGGATTTCTTCCGGAATCGTCGGGCCGGGAGGGGTTTTATCCCAGTCCAGTGTTTCAAGGTAATCACGGACAAACTGTTTGTCGAATGAGAGCGGGGAAGATCCCGGTTTATAGGAATCCGCCGGCCAGAAGCGGGAGCTGTCGGGCGTCAGTACTTCGTCAATCAGGATCAGTTCGCCATTCACCATACCGAATTCAAACTTGGTGTCGGCGATGATGATGCCTTTGGTCAGTGCATAATCCGCTGCGGTTTTATAGAGGTTTAGGCTAACGTCTTTCAGCTTATTGCCCAGCTCTTCGCCGACAATCTCCTTCATCTGTTCAAAGGAGATGTTTTCGTCGTGGCCTTCGTCAGCTTTGGTGGACGGGGTGAAAATCGGTTCATCGAGTTTGCCGGCCATTTCATAACCGGGGCGCAGCGGCATACCGCCGATGGTACCGGATTTCTGGTATTCCTTCCAGCCGGAGCCGATCAGATAGCCGCGAACAATACACTCAACAGGAAGCAGTTCAGCTTTTTTAACCAGCATGGATCGACCTTTCAGCAGTTCTTTGTGCTCCTGCAGTTCCGGCGGAAAGTCCTCCACGTCGGTAGAGATCATGTGGTTTTTCACGACGTCACCGGTACGGTCGAACCAGAATTTGGAAATCATATTCAGGACACGGCCTTTATCCGGAATGCCGTCGGGCATGACCACGTCAAATGCGGAAATACGGTCGGAGGCAACAAACAGATACTGATCGCCGAGGTCATAAACCTCGCGGACTTTGCCCGATTTAAATTTTTCAATGCCTGGAAGTTCAATTTTCGTAGCAGCTGGGGTCATGATGATTCTCCATGAAGTTATGGTTCTTAAAACGCGGCGTACTTTACGAATCCGGATCGGGGCGTGCAATCAAAACCCGACTATATGAGTAACAAATACGCATTTTGACGCAAAAAAGCGGTCCTTATTTATTTTACCAAATCGAGGTTTGGCGGCTCTCTGTGCGAGGCGTATATTGTTTTGAATTGATTTTCAGGGAAATGCAATGATTGACCTACACACACATTCAGTCTATTCCGACGGTACGAATACGCCGTCAGAACTGATAAAAATGGCGGATGAGCGAGGGCTTTCCGCTATGGCGCTGACCGACCATGATACGGTCGGCGGGCTCGAACCGCTGTTCGAAGCTGCTGCGGATTCCGGTGTGGAGGCGATTCCGGGAATCGAACTCAGTGCCGAATGTGCAAAGGGAACAATGCATATTCTCGGCTATTTTTTCGACCACACGAATTCGATGCTGCTCGAAAAGATCGATACGGTTCGGGAAGGCCGCGAAGAGCGGAATCATGAAATTCTCAAGCGCCTGAACAAACTCGGTTATCGCCTTATGTGGTCCGATGTCGAAAAGCAGGCCGGGGCTGATGTGGTGGGGCGGCCGCATTTTGCCG from Verrucomicrobia bacterium S94 carries:
- a CDS encoding phosphoribosylaminoimidazolesuccinocarboxamide synthase, coding for MTPAATKIELPGIEKFKSGKVREVYDLGDQYLFVASDRISAFDVVMPDGIPDKGRVLNMISKFWFDRTGDVVKNHMISTDVEDFPPELQEHKELLKGRSMLVKKAELLPVECIVRGYLIGSGWKEYQKSGTIGGMPLRPGYEMAGKLDEPIFTPSTKADEGHDENISFEQMKEIVGEELGNKLKDVSLNLYKTAADYALTKGIIIADTKFEFGMVNGELILIDEVLTPDSSRFWPADSYKPGSSPLSFDKQFVRDYLETLDWDKTPPGPTIPEEILLKSRDKYLEAYKLLTGEELNV
- a CDS encoding DUF4332 domain-containing protein, with translation MTTKKDTQEMDLNALLRSVGESFTSAQRSMLGEINVPANMMLSNAELELKGVVYSDTRGTPMVRMLTTEDIARNEINPSMISTLKIGFTSVVGNPEEEPVPVSPTTPPQETVKVPDLKGLSLQEAVSVLKKNGWSYTAHAAAKKDVDAAGRDSFGLILKQKPTPTAKPRKDKTIDLWVNLGSTPVTEIDGIGEKTGKTLAGNGIRSVGELSLTKADRLAKILQTNEQRAQGFIDMANLMSKMTLLGLKDEVVELLVKGVGIRSLGELSKTDPEKLLRLSKKAIQEKRIQTPRAFNVTQKDVEEWIRISTN
- the xerD gene encoding site-specific tyrosine recombinase XerD: MNIFLESFLDYISLERGLSINTRKAYADDISQFLDFLTRKGVTSLNQVSRKQVLDHLMAMKAKGMSTNSISRHLVSIKVFFRYLQQEGLLDKNITDTMDSPRLWKILPDTLSEKEVELLLNAPDMRKPLGVRDRAMLEMFYASGLRVSELANLSLSSLHLDDGYIRVIGKGRKERVIPIAENSANILRCYLEEVRPILCDNPHLQHVFVSRRETALCRQRIWQIIKKYTKDAGIMKNVTPHTLRHSFASHLLQNGAPLRVIQEMLGHADIATTQIYTHVDPNRLKSVHEQFHPRA